From Candidatus Kaelpia aquatica, the proteins below share one genomic window:
- a CDS encoding desulfoferrodoxin FeS4 iron-binding domain-containing protein produces MEVKEVGEKYRCNVCGNEVAVIKVGGGELVCCNQPMEKLDSSK; encoded by the coding sequence ATGGAAGTAAAAGAAGTAGGAGAAAAATATCGCTGCAATGTTTGCGGCAACGAAGTAGCAGTCATAAAAGTCGGTGGAGGCGAATTGGTTTGCTGCAATCAGCCTATGGAAAAGTTGGATAGCAGTAAGTAA
- a CDS encoding DUF5661 family protein has translation MEAKKSFTAEEAKSIGEALGLKWDKFDLEQFRMGMDVELEHGLVDSSTNVTNDDPLVTGKIALAHLNEFSDYYTRLEKMEEEADSFWDK, from the coding sequence ATGGAAGCCAAGAAAAGCTTTACAGCTGAAGAAGCAAAGAGTATCGGAGAGGCTTTGGGGTTAAAATGGGATAAGTTTGACCTGGAACAGTTCCGTATGGGCATGGACGTAGAACTTGAGCATGGTTTAGTAGATTCTTCTACAAATGTAACTAATGATGATCCTTTAGTTACAGGTAAGATTGCTCTTGCACACCTTAATGAGTTTTCGGATTATTACACAAGATTGGAAAAGATGGAGGAAGAGGCAGATTCATTCTGGGATAAATAA